In one Legionella clemsonensis genomic region, the following are encoded:
- a CDS encoding flagellar protein FlaG produces the protein MNIELQKPNAISFESNKVSSEKLEFSKEATSTTTTAADTKYSVDEVTGILQAIITDKLSDEIIRKIPADEYLQLLSLIDEMISGSIDKHV, from the coding sequence ATGAATATTGAACTACAGAAGCCAAACGCAATCTCGTTTGAATCTAATAAAGTAAGCAGCGAAAAACTTGAGTTCAGTAAAGAAGCTACCTCTACCACAACAACAGCTGCTGATACTAAATATTCAGTTGATGAAGTGACTGGTATTTTGCAAGCAATTATTACCGATAAATTATCTGATGAAATAATTCGTAAAATCCCGGCAGACGAGTACTTGCAATTATTGTCATTGATTGATGAAATGATTAGTGGTTCTATTGATAAACATGTTTAA
- a CDS encoding flagellin N-terminal helical domain-containing protein, whose protein sequence is MAQVINTNVMSLNAQRNLNGSQKTMQLAIQRLSSGLRINSAKDDAAGLSISERMTAQVRGMNQAIRNANDGISLSQTAEGAMQETTNILQRMRELALQSANSTNNSGDRQAIQEEIDQLKSELDRIALNTEFNGQRILDGSFSSASFQVGANANQTITFSVGSIKASSIGGIAQETGTEVSAAAATDITIAVGGGAATTINSSAGFTGNAYQDASSAYAKAAAINDAGIAGLSVTASTSGTQTVGPIGGTAGDTYNLSINGVAIFTNEDVATALTNTQLRDAINSVSNQTGVIASLNGGDLTLTASDGRNIDISESGTGFTAGTDGLTVTGGDFDGVLRGVLSISATNSISIGGTVATLGLSASIAKDTSGIDTLDVSTVGGANEAILRLDSALSSVSSNRAAMGALQNRFESTIANLQNVSENLSAARSRIQDADFAAETANLTKGQILQQAGTAMLAQANSLPQSVLSLLG, encoded by the coding sequence ATGGCTCAAGTAATTAATACAAACGTGATGTCGCTTAATGCTCAACGTAATTTAAACGGCTCACAAAAAACCATGCAATTAGCGATCCAACGTCTTTCATCAGGATTGCGCATTAATAGTGCAAAGGACGATGCAGCCGGTCTCTCTATTTCTGAACGCATGACTGCACAAGTTCGCGGTATGAATCAGGCCATCCGTAATGCCAATGATGGTATTTCATTGTCGCAAACTGCTGAAGGTGCTATGCAGGAAACGACAAATATCCTGCAACGTATGCGTGAATTGGCCTTGCAATCAGCCAACTCAACGAACAACTCAGGCGATCGACAAGCAATTCAGGAGGAGATTGACCAATTAAAGAGCGAGCTTGATAGAATTGCTTTAAATACAGAGTTTAACGGCCAACGTATCCTGGACGGTTCTTTCTCAAGTGCCAGTTTCCAGGTGGGAGCTAATGCTAACCAAACCATTACTTTCTCGGTTGGCAGTATTAAAGCGTCTTCTATCGGGGGAATTGCTCAGGAAACCGGAACTGAAGTATCTGCTGCTGCGGCAACTGATATCACAATCGCCGTAGGTGGTGGTGCTGCTACCACAATTAATTCCAGTGCGGGATTTACAGGCAATGCTTATCAGGATGCTAGCTCTGCTTATGCAAAAGCAGCTGCTATCAACGATGCTGGTATTGCAGGACTTTCAGTAACGGCCTCTACTTCCGGTACACAAACTGTAGGGCCTATCGGTGGTACTGCAGGTGATACTTATAACTTATCAATTAATGGCGTAGCTATCTTCACCAACGAAGACGTCGCTACTGCTTTAACCAATACTCAACTTCGAGATGCTATTAACTCTGTCAGTAATCAGACAGGTGTCATTGCCAGTTTAAACGGCGGTGATCTAACTTTAACAGCAAGTGATGGTCGTAATATTGACATTTCTGAAAGTGGTACTGGTTTTACTGCTGGTACAGACGGTTTAACAGTTACTGGTGGTGATTTTGACGGCGTGTTGCGCGGCGTCCTATCAATCAGTGCTACTAATAGCATCAGTATTGGTGGTACTGTGGCAACCTTAGGTTTATCTGCTTCAATTGCCAAAGATACCAGTGGTATTGATACACTGGATGTCAGCACTGTTGGTGGTGCTAACGAAGCTATTCTACGTCTGGACTCTGCTTTAAGCTCAGTAAGCTCTAACCGTGCCGCAATGGGTGCTCTGCAAAACCGCTTTGAGTCCACGATTGCAAACCTGCAAAACGTATCAGAAAACCTTTCTGCTGCGCGAAGCCGGATTCAGGATGCTGACTTTGCAGCAGAAACAGCCAATCTGACTAAGGGGCAAATTCTGCAACAAGCTGGAACTGCAATGCTTGCTCAGGCGAATAGCTTGCCACAATCAGTGTTGTCTTTGCTAGGATAG